In the Arachis ipaensis cultivar K30076 chromosome B10, Araip1.1, whole genome shotgun sequence genome, one interval contains:
- the LOC107624311 gene encoding uncharacterized protein LOC107624311, whose product MATPPSDPSNQEAVVRRKSNGPPFKFLVPLIYAPVLPLIRLSLRHRPVLRDRLFTAVLAGAFAHGFYLVTDIYDIESK is encoded by the exons ATGGCAACGCCGCCGTCCGATCCGTCGAATCAAGAAGCTGTGGTAAGGAGGAAGAGCAACGGTCCACCGTTCAAGTTCCTTGTTCCTCTCATTTATGCCCCTGTTCTCCCTCTTA TTCGCCTTTCCCTTAGGCATAGACCTGTTTTGAGGGATCGTTTGTTCACTGCTGTCTTAGCTGGTGCTTTCGCCCATGGCTTCTATCTTGT AACAGATATTTATGATATAGAGAGCAAGTGA
- the LOC107624262 gene encoding GTP-binding nuclear protein Ran-3: MALLHQQTVDYPTFKLVIVGDGGTGKTTFVKRHRTGEFEKKYEPTIGVEVHPLDFHTNRGMIRFNCWDTAGQEKFGGLRDGYYIHGQCAIIMFDVTARLTYKNVPTWHRDLCRVCENIPIVLCGNKVDVKNRQVKAKQVTFHRKKNLQYYEISAKSNYNFEKPFLYLAKKLAGDSDLHFVEMPALAPPDVVIDLATQQLNEQELSMAAAQPLPDDDDDTFE, from the exons ATG GCTCTGCTTCATCAACAGACAGTGGACTACCCTACCTTCAAACTCGTCATAGTTGGCGATGGAGGAACtg GAAAGACCACTTTTGTCAAGAGACACCGCACTGGCGAGTTTGAGAAGAAATATGAAC CAACCATTGGTGTGGAGGTTCATCCACTAGACTTTCACACGAATCGTGGAATGATCCGCTTTAACTGCTGGGACACTGCTGGCCAAGAAAAATTTGGTGGCCTTAGAGATGGTTACTA TATTCATGGACAGTGTGCTATCATTATGTTCGATGTCACAGCTCGCTTGACGTACAAGAATGTTCCCACGTGGCACCGAGACCTCTGCCG GGTGTGTGAAAATATACCCATTGTTCTATGTGGAAACAAAGTTGACGTCAAGAACAGACAAGTTAAAGCAAAGCAAGTTACATTTCATAGGAAGAAGAATCTGCAGTACTATGAGATATCCGCAAAGAGTAACTATAATTTTGAGAAAcctttcttataccttgccaagaaacTTGCAGG GGACTCTGACCTTCACTTTGTGGAGATGCCTGCTCTGGCTCCCCCAGATGTAGTCATTGATTTAGCTACACAGCAATT GAATGAACAAGAGCTTAGTATGGCAGCTGCTCAGCCTctccctgatgatgatgatgatacatTTGAGTAG